In the genome of Amia ocellicauda isolate fAmiCal2 chromosome 3, fAmiCal2.hap1, whole genome shotgun sequence, one region contains:
- the terf2ip gene encoding telomeric repeat-binding factor 2-interacting protein 1 isoform X1: protein MDSSKVSTKGGDSTLAKPDPLPQSVTLFVNEEGCPMHFYLRPGSTKSRFLALIEGGGGVMCRVQEPGAILLADPKELTGGAAQGYISTQYVLDCLERNKQLDLDSYRLDSVQSEAGKDPPARKKERSLTGRMLYTKEEDAAILRYVRRRRNEVKGNSIWQAMAREGITGHSWQSMKDRYRKQLVDQQQQQEEEEEEEEPVERRATRQFIFESRTLEKSPEVAKVPEVSQGPPADSDLVRDPGEEEEQQEDEEEEKGEEEHVRPVAAVEKTLREIENRLEQQNQPVNKPQLKRKQREEGPSEVIPVHSTPKQNPFSFLWAAIREFESDDETPDLVETEKPPGCPSIPESGFPVPSQEQGVQDTDRPSQPQPRPPRTSLREFVMNMDSQPQLGEMSIAPDHEEPPEAEVEEAKEAMSFLMEESGMDLVRVMQALLKNNGDFQAARSYLLSGHRADVCPLWTHQDDCLLLSGNPSAQQTLIEKYGQEAVAVRLAFLSDSAC from the exons A TGGATTCCAGTAAAGTCTCCACCAAAGGAGGAGATTCAACCTTGGCCAAGCCGGACCCTCTCCCCCAGTCGGTGACCCTCTTTGTGAACGAGGAAGGCTGTCCCATGCATTTCTACCTGCGCCCCGGCAGCACCAAGAGCCGCTTCCTGGCCCTGATCGAGGGGGGCGGAGGGGTGATGTGCCGTGTGCAGGAGCCGGGGGCCATTCTGCTGGCAGACCCCAAGGAGCTGACGGGAGGGGCTGCCCAGGGGTACATCTCCACCCAATATGTCCTGGACTGCTTGGAGAGAAACAAGCAGCTGGACTTGGACTCGTACAGGCTCGACTCGGTCCAGTCGGAGGCAGGGAAGGATCCCCCTGCCAGGAAAAAGGAGAGAAGCTTGACAGGGCGGATGTTGTACACCAAAGAGGAGGACGCCGCTATCCTGCGTTATGTGAGGcggcgccggaatgaggtcaaagGCAACAGCATCTGGCAAGCCATGGCACGTGAGGGCATCACTGGGCACAGCTGGCAGTCCATGAAGGACCGCTACCGCAAGCAGCTGGTGGaccagcaacagcagcaggaggaggaggaggaggaggaggaaccgGTGGAGAGACGGGCTACAAgacaatttatttttgaaagcaggACTCTGGAAAAGAGCCCTGAAGTAGCAAAGGTGCCAGAGGTCTCCCAGGGGCCTCCAG CTGACAGTGACCTAGTACGGGACCCTggggaggaggaagagcagcaggaggacgaggaggaagAGAAAGGTGAGGAAGAGCATGTCAGGCCAGTGGCTGCAGTGGAGAAGACACTCAGGGAAATAGAGAACCGTCTGGAGCAACAGAATCAGCCGGTGAATAAACCACAGCTCAAGAGGaagcagagggaggagggacCTTCAGAGGTGATACCAGTTCACTCCACTCCCAAACAGAATCCATTTTCTTTTCTATGGGCAGCAATTAGAGAATTTGAG TCCGATGATGAAACTCCAGACCTAGTTGAAACCGAGAAACCACCAGGCTGTCCCAGCATTCCTGAAAGTGGGTTCCCGGTCCCCAGCCAGGAGCAGGGGGTCCAGGACACGGACAGACCCAGCCAGCCCCAGCCTCGGCCTCCGAGGACCAGCCTGCGAGAGTTTGTCATGAACATGGACTCGCAGCCCCAGCTGGGAGAGATGTCCATAGCCCCTGATCATGAGGAGCCCCCTGAGGCCGAGGTGGAGGAAGCCAAGGAGGCCATGTCATTCCTGATGGAGGAGTCTGGCATGGATCTGGTTCGGGTGATGCAGGCTCTTCTGAAGAACAATGGAGACTTTCAGGCAGCCCGTTCCTACCTGCTCTCTGGCCACCGGGCTGACGTCTGCCCCCTCTGGACCCATCAGGATGACTGCCTCCTGTTGTCAGGAAACCCCTCAGCCCAGCAAACCCTCATTGAGAAATATGGGCAGGAAGCTGTGGCTGTAAGACTTGCTTTCCTCTCGGACTCTGCCTGTTAA
- the terf2ip gene encoding telomeric repeat-binding factor 2-interacting protein 1 isoform X2 has product MHFYLRPGSTKSRFLALIEGGGGVMCRVQEPGAILLADPKELTGGAAQGYISTQYVLDCLERNKQLDLDSYRLDSVQSEAGKDPPARKKERSLTGRMLYTKEEDAAILRYVRRRRNEVKGNSIWQAMAREGITGHSWQSMKDRYRKQLVDQQQQQEEEEEEEEPVERRATRQFIFESRTLEKSPEVAKVPEVSQGPPADSDLVRDPGEEEEQQEDEEEEKGEEEHVRPVAAVEKTLREIENRLEQQNQPVNKPQLKRKQREEGPSEVIPVHSTPKQNPFSFLWAAIREFESDDETPDLVETEKPPGCPSIPESGFPVPSQEQGVQDTDRPSQPQPRPPRTSLREFVMNMDSQPQLGEMSIAPDHEEPPEAEVEEAKEAMSFLMEESGMDLVRVMQALLKNNGDFQAARSYLLSGHRADVCPLWTHQDDCLLLSGNPSAQQTLIEKYGQEAVAVRLAFLSDSAC; this is encoded by the exons ATGCATTTCTACCTGCGCCCCGGCAGCACCAAGAGCCGCTTCCTGGCCCTGATCGAGGGGGGCGGAGGGGTGATGTGCCGTGTGCAGGAGCCGGGGGCCATTCTGCTGGCAGACCCCAAGGAGCTGACGGGAGGGGCTGCCCAGGGGTACATCTCCACCCAATATGTCCTGGACTGCTTGGAGAGAAACAAGCAGCTGGACTTGGACTCGTACAGGCTCGACTCGGTCCAGTCGGAGGCAGGGAAGGATCCCCCTGCCAGGAAAAAGGAGAGAAGCTTGACAGGGCGGATGTTGTACACCAAAGAGGAGGACGCCGCTATCCTGCGTTATGTGAGGcggcgccggaatgaggtcaaagGCAACAGCATCTGGCAAGCCATGGCACGTGAGGGCATCACTGGGCACAGCTGGCAGTCCATGAAGGACCGCTACCGCAAGCAGCTGGTGGaccagcaacagcagcaggaggaggaggaggaggaggaggaaccgGTGGAGAGACGGGCTACAAgacaatttatttttgaaagcaggACTCTGGAAAAGAGCCCTGAAGTAGCAAAGGTGCCAGAGGTCTCCCAGGGGCCTCCAG CTGACAGTGACCTAGTACGGGACCCTggggaggaggaagagcagcaggaggacgaggaggaagAGAAAGGTGAGGAAGAGCATGTCAGGCCAGTGGCTGCAGTGGAGAAGACACTCAGGGAAATAGAGAACCGTCTGGAGCAACAGAATCAGCCGGTGAATAAACCACAGCTCAAGAGGaagcagagggaggagggacCTTCAGAGGTGATACCAGTTCACTCCACTCCCAAACAGAATCCATTTTCTTTTCTATGGGCAGCAATTAGAGAATTTGAG TCCGATGATGAAACTCCAGACCTAGTTGAAACCGAGAAACCACCAGGCTGTCCCAGCATTCCTGAAAGTGGGTTCCCGGTCCCCAGCCAGGAGCAGGGGGTCCAGGACACGGACAGACCCAGCCAGCCCCAGCCTCGGCCTCCGAGGACCAGCCTGCGAGAGTTTGTCATGAACATGGACTCGCAGCCCCAGCTGGGAGAGATGTCCATAGCCCCTGATCATGAGGAGCCCCCTGAGGCCGAGGTGGAGGAAGCCAAGGAGGCCATGTCATTCCTGATGGAGGAGTCTGGCATGGATCTGGTTCGGGTGATGCAGGCTCTTCTGAAGAACAATGGAGACTTTCAGGCAGCCCGTTCCTACCTGCTCTCTGGCCACCGGGCTGACGTCTGCCCCCTCTGGACCCATCAGGATGACTGCCTCCTGTTGTCAGGAAACCCCTCAGCCCAGCAAACCCTCATTGAGAAATATGGGCAGGAAGCTGTGGCTGTAAGACTTGCTTTCCTCTCGGACTCTGCCTGTTAA